A genomic segment from Lignipirellula cremea encodes:
- a CDS encoding macro domain-containing protein, with protein sequence MITYLQGDATEPAGDGPKILCQICNDTGGWGKGFVVAISRRWKAPENAYRDWYQHREENDFALGAVQFVPATDMIEVANMIGQHGTRSKQGEPPIRYEAVRECLRQVGEHAVRRSASLHMPRIGCGLAGGEWSEIEKILGETIPAEVAVTVYDFE encoded by the coding sequence ATGATCACGTATCTCCAAGGCGACGCCACCGAACCGGCGGGAGACGGCCCGAAGATCTTGTGTCAAATCTGTAATGATACGGGCGGCTGGGGGAAAGGCTTCGTCGTCGCTATTTCTCGCCGCTGGAAGGCGCCGGAGAACGCGTATCGCGACTGGTATCAGCACCGGGAAGAGAACGACTTTGCCCTGGGCGCTGTGCAGTTTGTCCCGGCGACCGACATGATCGAAGTCGCCAACATGATCGGCCAGCACGGTACGCGATCGAAGCAGGGCGAGCCGCCGATTCGTTATGAGGCCGTCCGCGAATGCCTGCGGCAGGTGGGCGAACATGCCGTGCGGAGGAGTGCCAGTCTGCACATGCCGCGGATCGGCTGCGGTCTGGCGGGCGGCGAATGGAGCGAGATCGAGAAGATCCTCGGCGAAACCATTCCTGCCGAAGTCGCCGTCACCGTTTATGATTTTGAATAA
- a CDS encoding sialate O-acetylesterase, whose product MSFRKSIVGTAIGIALAWGAATAQAEVKLASVFGDSMVLQRELPVPVWGWAEPGEKVTVQFGDQSQSTEAGKDGRWQVTLTALKASDQGATLTVSGANTIELKDVLVGEVWICSGQSNMEWSLGGAINGKEEIADSDHPLIRLFNVPGHLTSPTPLSECPGKWQVCGPTTSGSFSAVGYFFGRRLQKELNVPIGLIGSNWGGTRIEPWTSPAGFHSVPELKEIANTVDAYDETTQVAGGSPSAIYNAMIHPLAPFCMRGAIWYQGESNGGEGESYYHKTKALVNGWRKLFNPDLAFYWVQLADFQAPNDDPAGGNGWAKLREAQRKALDIKHTGMAVIIDIGEAKDIHPRNKQDVGDRLAQWALHQTYDKQDLVASGPLYKGQKVEGDSIRLMFDNVGSGLIVGEKEGLEPTKEVKDGKLQRFAIAGEDKVWHWADAVIDGDTIVVKSAEVASPQAVRYAFSMNPEGANLYNREGIPASPFRTDNW is encoded by the coding sequence ATGAGTTTTCGAAAGAGTATTGTCGGAACGGCAATCGGCATCGCCCTGGCCTGGGGAGCCGCGACCGCCCAGGCGGAAGTGAAGCTGGCCTCGGTCTTTGGCGACTCCATGGTGTTGCAGCGCGAGCTGCCTGTGCCGGTCTGGGGATGGGCCGAACCGGGCGAAAAGGTCACGGTCCAGTTTGGCGACCAGAGCCAGTCGACCGAAGCCGGCAAGGACGGACGCTGGCAGGTAACGCTCACGGCCCTGAAGGCCAGCGACCAGGGCGCCACGCTGACGGTCTCCGGCGCCAACACGATCGAACTGAAAGACGTTCTCGTCGGCGAAGTCTGGATCTGCTCTGGCCAGTCCAACATGGAGTGGAGCCTGGGCGGCGCGATCAACGGAAAAGAGGAAATCGCCGATTCGGATCACCCGCTGATCCGGCTGTTTAATGTGCCGGGTCATTTGACGTCGCCGACTCCGCTGAGCGAATGTCCGGGCAAGTGGCAGGTGTGCGGTCCGACCACGTCGGGAAGTTTCTCGGCCGTTGGTTACTTTTTTGGCCGCCGCCTGCAGAAAGAATTGAATGTGCCGATCGGCCTCATCGGGTCCAACTGGGGCGGCACCCGCATTGAACCGTGGACGTCGCCGGCCGGTTTCCACAGCGTCCCTGAGTTGAAAGAGATTGCCAATACGGTCGACGCCTATGATGAAACCACCCAGGTCGCCGGCGGCTCACCGTCCGCCATCTACAACGCCATGATTCACCCGCTGGCTCCCTTCTGCATGCGCGGGGCGATCTGGTACCAGGGCGAATCCAACGGCGGCGAAGGGGAATCGTACTACCACAAAACCAAGGCCCTGGTAAACGGTTGGCGCAAACTGTTCAACCCGGACCTGGCCTTTTACTGGGTGCAGCTGGCCGACTTCCAGGCCCCGAACGACGATCCGGCCGGCGGCAACGGCTGGGCCAAACTGCGTGAAGCCCAGCGAAAAGCCCTCGATATCAAACACACCGGCATGGCCGTGATCATTGATATCGGCGAAGCGAAAGACATCCACCCCCGCAACAAGCAGGACGTGGGCGATCGACTGGCCCAGTGGGCTCTGCACCAGACCTACGACAAACAGGATCTGGTTGCCAGCGGCCCGTTGTATAAAGGCCAGAAGGTCGAAGGCGACTCGATTCGCCTGATGTTCGACAACGTGGGCAGCGGGCTGATCGTGGGCGAAAAAGAAGGCCTGGAGCCGACCAAAGAAGTCAAAGACGGCAAGCTCCAGCGCTTTGCTATCGCCGGCGAGGATAAAGTCTGGCACTGGGCCGACGCCGTGATCGATGGCGACACCATCGTCGTCAAATCGGCGGAAGTCGCCTCGCCCCAGGCGGTCCGCTACGCCTTCTCGATGAATCCCGAAGGCGCCAACCTTTACAACCGCGAAGGCATTCCGGCCTCGCCGTTCCGCACCGACAACTGGTAA
- a CDS encoding arylsulfatase, whose product MLAASLARQPNSIAPLPGGIATLLLVAFAVIQSIGAGNIASAAEKPARPNIVFILADDLGYSDLGCYGGEIATPNLDRLASGGLQFVQFYNTARCWPTRAALMTGYYAQQVHRDALPDLRGGGSGVRQSWARLLPDFLRPHGYRSYHSGKWHLDGKVLDAGFDRSLNVNNQGNYFSAKGNWIDDVPIKETADEPYYTTIATVDHAVDCLQEHAQKYADRPFFHYVAFIAPHFPLHALPEDIARYRDAYLDGWEATRARRFARQQKSGLLKTTLSPLEPTVGPPYAFPDAIAKLGPGEVNRPLPWDELTDEQRAFQATKMAIHAAMVDRMDREIGRLFEQLKVMGAYDNTLIFFASDNGASAEIMVRNGGHDPQAEPGSAATYLCLGPGFSSAANTPFRRHKTWVHEGGISTPLLVHWPAGIAARGERRHTPGHVTDIAPTIFDALGIEKPTDYKGEPIPPAPGHSLLPAFAKDVVIDRESIWWLHEGHRAIRVGDWKLVAAKGDPWELYDLRTDRAESNNLADAQPSRVAEMEALWNRQTEEIHRLAAKTAAAPPRKKQPQAAGKKAP is encoded by the coding sequence ATGTTAGCCGCGTCTCTTGCACGCCAGCCCAATTCAATCGCCCCGTTGCCCGGCGGAATCGCGACCCTCCTGCTGGTCGCGTTCGCCGTGATACAGTCGATCGGCGCGGGAAACATCGCGTCCGCAGCAGAAAAACCTGCCCGGCCAAACATCGTGTTCATTCTGGCGGATGACCTGGGGTACTCAGATCTGGGCTGTTATGGCGGGGAGATTGCTACGCCGAATCTGGATCGTCTGGCGAGCGGGGGCCTGCAGTTTGTGCAGTTCTATAATACGGCCCGTTGCTGGCCCACCCGGGCCGCTTTGATGACCGGGTATTACGCACAGCAGGTGCATCGCGATGCGCTGCCCGATCTGCGGGGCGGCGGTTCGGGAGTGCGGCAGTCGTGGGCTCGGTTGCTGCCGGACTTTTTACGGCCGCATGGCTATCGCTCGTACCATAGCGGCAAATGGCATCTGGACGGCAAGGTGCTGGACGCGGGCTTTGATCGGTCGCTCAACGTGAACAACCAGGGAAACTATTTCTCCGCCAAGGGGAACTGGATTGACGACGTCCCGATCAAAGAAACGGCCGACGAACCGTATTACACCACGATCGCCACAGTCGATCATGCGGTGGATTGCCTGCAGGAACACGCCCAGAAGTACGCCGATCGGCCGTTCTTTCATTACGTAGCTTTCATCGCGCCGCACTTCCCGCTGCATGCGTTGCCGGAAGATATCGCCCGTTACCGCGACGCCTACCTGGACGGCTGGGAGGCGACGCGTGCACGTCGCTTCGCCCGACAGCAGAAATCGGGGCTGCTAAAGACCACGCTCTCTCCGCTGGAACCCACGGTGGGGCCGCCTTACGCCTTTCCCGACGCGATCGCTAAACTGGGACCAGGCGAGGTCAATCGCCCCTTGCCGTGGGACGAACTCACTGACGAACAGCGTGCGTTCCAGGCGACCAAAATGGCCATCCATGCCGCCATGGTCGATCGAATGGACCGCGAGATCGGCCGCCTTTTCGAGCAGCTCAAGGTAATGGGAGCGTACGACAACACGCTGATTTTCTTCGCCTCCGACAACGGGGCCAGCGCCGAAATTATGGTCCGCAACGGCGGGCATGATCCGCAAGCAGAGCCCGGCAGTGCGGCCACGTACCTGTGCCTGGGCCCGGGTTTTTCCAGCGCGGCCAACACCCCGTTCCGCCGCCACAAAACCTGGGTGCACGAAGGCGGCATCAGCACCCCATTGCTGGTGCACTGGCCAGCCGGCATTGCCGCCCGCGGGGAACGCCGGCACACGCCAGGGCATGTGACGGATATCGCGCCGACGATTTTCGATGCCCTGGGAATTGAGAAGCCGACAGATTACAAGGGCGAGCCGATCCCGCCCGCGCCGGGCCATAGTCTGCTCCCGGCGTTTGCAAAGGACGTCGTCATCGACCGCGAATCGATCTGGTGGCTCCATGAAGGTCATCGGGCTATCCGCGTAGGCGACTGGAAGCTGGTCGCCGCCAAGGGCGATCCCTGGGAGCTGTACGACCTGCGCACCGACCGCGCCGAGTCCAACAACCTGGCCGACGCGCAGCCGTCCCGCGTCGCCGAGATGGAAGCCCTCTGGAATCGCCAGACCGAAGAAATCCATCGACTGGCCGCGAAAACGGCCGCCGCACCGCCCCGGAAAAAGCAACCGCAGGCCGCCGGAAAAAAAGCTCCTTGA
- a CDS encoding Gfo/Idh/MocA family protein: MRRIKTAIIGCGKIGQTHAQALSTLAESEFVAVCDAQLSRAQSFAEQYRVQAFDSVAEMLSRADVEAVTICTPHPLHEEPCLQAAQAGVHVLIEKPMASSLKSCDAMLEAADKGQIKLGIVSQRRLFEPVQRMKAAIDAGKIGKPILGAFSMFSWRDQAYYQSDPWRGKWETEGGGVLVNQSPHMLDMLQWFMGEIDEVSGYWSNLNHPYMEVEDTALAMIRFKSGALGNVVASLSQKPGIYTKIHIHGANGASVGVQTDTGATFVAGMSGVTEPPLNDVWTIPGEEHQLGEFEAADRQSFQTIDVATHYHALQIQDFLRSILEDRSPLVTGEEGRIVVEMFTAIYRSNELGRPVRFPL, from the coding sequence ATGAGACGAATCAAAACCGCGATCATCGGCTGCGGGAAAATCGGTCAGACGCATGCGCAAGCGCTCAGCACGCTCGCCGAATCCGAATTCGTCGCGGTGTGCGACGCGCAGCTTTCCCGAGCGCAATCCTTCGCGGAACAGTACCGCGTCCAGGCGTTTGACTCCGTGGCGGAAATGCTAAGCCGAGCCGACGTTGAGGCAGTGACCATCTGCACGCCGCATCCGCTCCACGAAGAACCCTGCCTGCAGGCGGCGCAGGCCGGCGTTCACGTGTTGATCGAAAAGCCGATGGCGTCGTCGCTCAAGAGTTGTGACGCCATGCTCGAAGCGGCCGATAAAGGCCAAATCAAACTGGGAATCGTCAGCCAAAGGCGGTTGTTTGAGCCTGTTCAACGGATGAAGGCCGCGATCGATGCCGGGAAAATCGGCAAGCCAATCCTGGGCGCGTTTTCCATGTTTAGTTGGCGCGACCAGGCCTACTACCAATCCGATCCTTGGCGCGGCAAATGGGAAACCGAAGGCGGCGGCGTGCTGGTGAACCAATCGCCCCATATGCTCGACATGCTGCAATGGTTCATGGGCGAGATTGATGAGGTGTCCGGCTACTGGTCGAATCTGAATCATCCTTACATGGAAGTCGAAGACACGGCGCTGGCGATGATTCGCTTCAAATCGGGCGCGCTGGGCAATGTTGTGGCCAGTCTTTCGCAAAAGCCAGGGATCTACACGAAGATTCATATTCACGGAGCCAACGGAGCCTCGGTCGGCGTGCAGACAGACACCGGCGCCACCTTTGTGGCCGGCATGAGCGGCGTCACCGAACCACCGCTGAATGACGTTTGGACCATTCCCGGCGAAGAGCACCAACTGGGCGAGTTCGAAGCTGCCGACCGTCAGAGCTTCCAAACAATCGACGTCGCCACGCACTATCACGCCTTGCAAATCCAAGACTTCCTGCGCTCCATTCTGGAGGACCGCTCCCCGCTGGTAACTGGCGAGGAAGGCCGCATCGTTGTCGAAATGTTCACCGCCATTTACCGCTCCAACGAACTCGGCCGGCCTGTAAGGTTTCCCTTATAG